Proteins from one Spirochaetota bacterium genomic window:
- a CDS encoding SpoIIE family protein phosphatase: protein MNLYLILPLLSFLINFFTMSYAIALNIRNQVNRSYVIFAATISLWVLCSSAFHLPVDDSAIVPFSKFSSIFWYTTGFFFTNFTYVFLRRRRDFFYYATLAVSIGAIIVAMTTDLIVSGHAHYPWGWRFSEGILFTPATLVVLLIPIVVSWVLTLRYRQSTGDPVRRKQLTPILAGVLCAIFVAALNQFLIPNLPGFENSVRYTASWSVILSLFMFYTIIRYRFLTPGLNDIASELFASSKEGVIILNSTGTVLNINTAAVKILNTGATAPSSLRLETLISDYRTDAAYSNYQTTTAGPMNKRAIMISQSEIRAGTITTGRILIINDISEMARMNEALRESHELFKLITNNVTDVIWIFDLGTMRFSYTSPSVTANTGWSPDEFARLQFSDIMNEEDVQLVMTVLGDEIRNDGAREPGRSKILTLKERTRSGAIVDIEIQASFIRDASGKPVAMLGVTRDITEHKRLERELRTSLRQLKERNETIEKDLKTTQIIQRALLPAEPPHCDRLNIDFRYLPLEAVGGDFFNIIQLAEGGLSVFLSDVTGHGITAALFLSLLKSISSTHLRRHAYEPSAYLAAVNADMYEQMHSYFMSAVYGIFKNNGTDQSITLAASCGGHPPPIVHRAGRDAADYLDIRGAMIGVLSDRTFPSLEISLDPGDRVYFYTDGLPEMTNEKREYLGYDRFLHIAGSTRGMGLGEALDAIIAAAHSYRGTGRIDDDIVIIGVEVL, encoded by the coding sequence ATGAATCTTTATTTAATACTACCGCTCCTTTCGTTCCTGATCAACTTTTTCACCATGTCCTACGCGATCGCGTTGAATATCAGGAACCAGGTCAATCGCTCCTACGTGATATTTGCGGCCACCATAAGCCTGTGGGTCCTTTGCAGCTCGGCCTTCCACCTTCCCGTAGATGATTCGGCTATTGTCCCTTTCAGCAAATTCTCTTCTATTTTCTGGTATACGACCGGATTTTTTTTCACCAACTTCACCTACGTGTTCCTGCGGCGCCGGCGGGACTTTTTCTATTATGCCACACTGGCTGTATCAATCGGGGCTATCATCGTCGCCATGACAACGGACCTGATCGTATCCGGGCACGCCCACTATCCCTGGGGATGGCGCTTCAGCGAAGGAATCCTCTTCACCCCCGCCACACTGGTGGTGCTGCTGATCCCCATCGTGGTCTCCTGGGTGCTCACCCTCCGTTACCGGCAGTCGACCGGAGACCCGGTCCGCCGCAAGCAGCTCACGCCCATCCTGGCGGGGGTTCTCTGCGCCATTTTTGTCGCGGCGCTGAACCAGTTCCTCATCCCCAATCTGCCCGGCTTCGAAAACAGCGTCAGGTACACCGCCTCATGGAGCGTTATCCTGAGCCTTTTCATGTTCTACACCATCATCCGCTACCGCTTCCTTACCCCCGGATTGAACGACATAGCGAGCGAGCTCTTCGCGTCATCCAAAGAGGGCGTCATCATACTGAACAGCACCGGCACTGTTCTCAATATCAACACCGCCGCGGTGAAAATCCTGAATACCGGCGCCACCGCGCCGTCATCCCTGCGGCTGGAGACGCTGATAAGCGACTACCGCACGGACGCGGCCTACAGCAATTATCAGACAACGACCGCCGGGCCCATGAACAAGCGCGCGATAATGATCAGCCAGTCGGAGATCCGGGCCGGAACCATAACCACCGGCCGGATCCTCATCATCAACGACATATCGGAGATGGCGAGGATGAACGAGGCGCTGCGTGAATCGCACGAGCTATTCAAGCTCATCACCAACAATGTGACCGATGTAATCTGGATCTTCGACCTGGGGACCATGCGGTTCAGCTACACCAGCCCCTCGGTGACGGCTAACACCGGATGGTCCCCCGATGAGTTTGCCAGGCTTCAGTTCTCCGACATAATGAACGAAGAGGACGTGCAACTGGTAATGACGGTGCTGGGCGATGAGATCAGGAACGACGGAGCGCGCGAACCGGGCAGATCAAAAATCCTCACGCTGAAAGAAAGAACGCGAAGCGGCGCCATAGTCGATATCGAGATCCAGGCGTCTTTCATACGGGACGCTTCGGGCAAACCGGTGGCCATGCTGGGAGTTACGCGGGACATCACGGAGCACAAGCGCCTCGAACGGGAGCTGCGCACGAGTCTCCGGCAGTTAAAGGAACGGAATGAAACCATTGAAAAAGACCTTAAAACGACCCAGATCATCCAGCGGGCCCTTCTCCCGGCCGAACCGCCGCATTGTGACCGGCTCAACATCGATTTCCGCTACCTGCCCCTCGAAGCGGTCGGCGGAGACTTCTTCAACATCATACAGCTGGCGGAAGGCGGGCTTTCCGTTTTCCTGAGCGATGTCACCGGCCACGGCATCACGGCCGCCCTTTTCCTGTCGCTGCTCAAATCGATCAGCAGCACGCACCTACGCCGCCACGCCTATGAGCCGTCGGCGTACCTGGCCGCGGTCAACGCCGACATGTACGAGCAAATGCATTCCTATTTCATGTCAGCGGTATACGGCATTTTCAAGAATAACGGCACCGATCAATCCATCACGTTGGCCGCCTCGTGCGGGGGCCACCCACCGCCCATCGTGCACAGAGCCGGGCGGGACGCGGCGGACTATCTTGACATACGCGGCGCGATGATCGGGGTGCTGAGCGACAGGACATTCCCCTCGCTGGAGATCTCTCTTGATCCCGGAGACCGCGTTTATTTCTATACGGACGGCCTTCCCGAAATGACGAACGAAAAACGCGAATACCTGGGGTACGACCGTTTCCTTCATATAGCAGGGAGCACCAGGGGCATGGGTCTCGGAGAGGCCCTTGATGCCATCATTGCCGCGGCGCACAGCTACCGCGGTACAGGCAGGATCGACGATGACATCGTCATTATCGGCGTCGAGGTGCTCTGA
- a CDS encoding MFS transporter, with amino-acid sequence MKRYNSLFYYLALANLMFFLGNSLFILLPIYLKNLGATESYIGIMNNVDKIFTIITAINMGVIMHGRDRIRLLRVGYMIIACAYASYLLVTSLTWALLIIRIVHGIGFSVAMILGTSIIFEIVPMKEAAEAIGIYGITGAISNAISPFVGEMILSRGYPHQVIFALSVALVLMSLAITFVMPRPEGAAFTDALPESRGSLHLMAKPKFVIMFFVSMIFGGGFGVIVTYLPNFIRTTTPFNFSYFFLMYIAVLIIIRFTFIKQVSRFSKSALIMAVFIVGAMMNVFLNFLDSILMLIVVSVMYGITHGILYPVLNTIQVSIVDPGDRSKANALFTASFNGGMMIFALGLGFLIDYRDSYLVAFNVCAAMFLVAVILIKAALRYGSLDAAEGPAPDITMGSEQNL; translated from the coding sequence ATGAAGCGGTATAATTCATTATTCTATTATCTGGCCCTGGCAAACTTAATGTTTTTCCTTGGCAATTCCCTCTTTATACTCCTGCCGATCTACCTGAAAAATCTGGGCGCCACCGAATCCTATATCGGGATAATGAATAATGTCGATAAAATCTTCACTATCATCACGGCGATCAACATGGGAGTTATCATGCACGGCAGGGACAGGATACGCCTTCTTCGTGTCGGCTACATGATCATCGCCTGCGCATACGCGTCGTACCTGCTGGTGACATCGCTGACATGGGCGCTCCTCATAATACGGATCGTCCATGGGATCGGATTCTCCGTGGCCATGATCCTGGGAACTTCGATCATTTTCGAGATAGTCCCCATGAAAGAGGCCGCGGAGGCCATCGGCATCTATGGCATCACCGGCGCCATCAGCAACGCCATAAGCCCCTTTGTCGGCGAGATGATCCTTTCCCGCGGATACCCCCACCAGGTGATATTCGCCCTTTCGGTGGCGCTGGTGCTGATGAGCCTTGCCATAACCTTTGTCATGCCGCGCCCCGAGGGAGCCGCTTTCACCGATGCCCTGCCAGAGAGCCGCGGATCCCTGCATCTCATGGCAAAGCCTAAGTTCGTCATCATGTTCTTCGTCTCCATGATCTTCGGCGGCGGATTCGGCGTCATCGTGACATATCTCCCGAACTTCATCCGCACCACCACGCCGTTCAATTTCTCATATTTTTTTCTGATGTACATAGCGGTGCTTATTATTATCCGGTTTACCTTCATCAAGCAGGTCAGCCGCTTCAGCAAAAGCGCCCTGATCATGGCCGTTTTCATCGTCGGCGCTATGATGAACGTCTTCCTCAATTTTCTTGATTCCATCCTCATGCTGATCGTGGTGAGCGTCATGTACGGGATCACCCACGGAATCCTTTACCCGGTGCTGAACACCATCCAGGTGAGCATCGTTGATCCCGGGGACCGGAGCAAGGCCAACGCCCTCTTTACCGCTTCATTTAACGGCGGCATGATGATCTTCGCCCTTGGCCTGGGATTCCTCATCGATTACCGGGATTCCTACCTGGTGGCCTTCAACGTGTGCGCCGCCATGTTCCTGGTGGCTGTCATTCTGATCAAGGCGGCCCTCCGATACGGGAGCCTGGATGCCGCCGAGGGGCCGGCGCCGGACATTACCATGGGGTCAGAGCAAAACCTGTAG
- a CDS encoding enoyl-CoA hydratase/isomerase family protein: MGDTCIQVEYRGQSAVITLNRPDKKNVFDANMWSGLEQTVQQLKSNLPRAIIITGAGNAFSAGFDVNPVNSQITIFAEAVKKRSRTAVEEVVRYIRETVDKLVALPVPIIAAINGLAFGGGAELAVRCDLRVMDPGAEICFSEVRLGLMPDWGGGVALSRLLGRSRAADLILTARRVRADEAISMGLVNRISKPGKSLDESLEIAGGISKNGPLATRAALEVIRRSPDIPFRDALELETLVASDLIASGECLHGITAFLNKKEPDFPDPQ, encoded by the coding sequence ATGGGGGATACATGCATTCAGGTTGAATACAGGGGGCAGAGCGCCGTTATCACCTTGAACAGGCCTGATAAGAAGAACGTCTTTGACGCGAATATGTGGTCTGGCCTGGAACAGACGGTGCAGCAGCTTAAGTCCAATCTTCCCCGGGCCATCATCATAACGGGCGCCGGCAACGCTTTTTCCGCCGGCTTTGACGTGAATCCCGTGAATTCCCAGATAACAATCTTCGCAGAAGCGGTCAAAAAAAGGAGCCGTACCGCGGTTGAGGAGGTGGTGCGGTATATCCGTGAAACAGTGGATAAACTGGTGGCCCTTCCGGTGCCGATAATCGCCGCCATCAACGGCCTCGCCTTCGGGGGCGGCGCCGAGCTTGCGGTCCGGTGTGACCTGCGGGTCATGGATCCGGGAGCGGAAATCTGCTTCTCCGAAGTGCGGCTGGGGCTCATGCCTGATTGGGGCGGCGGGGTCGCCCTGAGCCGTCTCCTGGGAAGGTCCCGGGCGGCGGACCTGATCCTGACTGCCCGGAGGGTCCGGGCTGATGAGGCAATCTCCATGGGACTGGTGAATCGTATCAGTAAACCAGGGAAAAGCCTTGATGAATCCCTGGAGATAGCCGGCGGCATATCCAAAAACGGTCCCCTCGCGACCCGGGCCGCGCTGGAAGTGATACGCCGCTCCCCGGATATCCCCTTCAGGGACGCCCTGGAGTTGGAAACACTGGTCGCCTCGGATCTTATCGCATCCGGGGAATGCCTTCACGGCATCACGGCCTTTCTGAATAAGAAGGAGCCGGATTTTCCCGACCCCCAGTAG
- a CDS encoding nitroreductase family protein produces the protein MMELKEAILKRRSVRKFTGYQVTDEDVNELLEAARWAPSWANTQVWEFIVVRDRQIIEKIAATLAQNNPAVKCTQSASVVIVGCARRGVSGAHDGKNLTIFSEWFMFDLALAVQNLCLRAHDMGLGTVIVSYLDHHALKGVMSVPDGYEAVTVIPVGKPSVPDKQGPPRRAVVDFTHRDVFGKK, from the coding sequence TTGATGGAACTAAAAGAAGCGATCCTGAAACGAAGAAGCGTCAGGAAATTCACCGGCTACCAGGTCACCGATGAAGATGTCAATGAATTGCTTGAGGCAGCCCGGTGGGCCCCATCTTGGGCCAACACCCAGGTCTGGGAATTCATTGTAGTCAGGGACAGACAGATAATCGAAAAGATCGCCGCCACCCTTGCTCAGAATAATCCGGCGGTCAAGTGCACCCAATCGGCCTCGGTGGTCATAGTGGGATGCGCCAGAAGGGGCGTTTCCGGCGCCCATGACGGGAAAAACCTCACCATATTCTCCGAATGGTTCATGTTCGACCTGGCGCTGGCTGTGCAGAATCTCTGCCTGCGCGCCCATGATATGGGCCTCGGCACGGTCATCGTAAGTTACCTCGACCATCACGCCCTGAAAGGCGTGATGTCGGTGCCGGATGGCTATGAAGCTGTTACCGTTATTCCCGTGGGCAAACCCTCGGTACCGGACAAGCAGGGCCCGCCCCGTAGGGCTGTGGTTGATTTTACCCATCGGGACGTTTTCGGGAAAAAATAA
- a CDS encoding TetR/AcrR family transcriptional regulator yields the protein MTKKESKDKRIKDILDAAIHEFVEKGYESTSMDSIAARANLTKGGLYYHFSSKDDILIKANELFMEPILAFMADAMDRPNAADGLGSYINQYLTYWIRHPRELSFIFLTMTKTIANENLWHLYDGYTSQMTAFFETMYQKGISAGEYREFNVSGASIALMAALDGVIGYLILDKDLQLEKTVSDFIETFITIHRV from the coding sequence ATGACAAAAAAAGAATCAAAAGATAAAAGAATAAAAGACATCCTTGATGCAGCCATCCATGAATTTGTAGAGAAGGGTTATGAATCCACCTCCATGGATTCAATTGCTGCCAGGGCCAATCTGACCAAGGGCGGTCTGTACTATCATTTTTCCAGCAAAGATGATATCCTTATAAAAGCCAACGAATTGTTCATGGAGCCGATCCTGGCCTTCATGGCTGACGCCATGGACAGGCCGAACGCCGCCGATGGTCTTGGCTCATATATCAATCAGTATCTCACCTACTGGATCAGGCATCCCCGGGAATTATCCTTCATTTTTCTCACCATGACAAAAACGATAGCGAACGAAAATCTCTGGCACCTCTATGACGGTTACACATCCCAGATGACCGCGTTCTTTGAGACCATGTATCAAAAGGGCATTTCAGCGGGAGAGTATAGAGAATTCAATGTCAGTGGCGCCTCCATTGCGCTCATGGCCGCCCTTGACGGCGTCATTGGATACCTGATTCTCGATAAAGACCTGCAACTGGAAAAAACGGTAAGTGATTTTATAGAAACCTTTATAACGATCCATAGGGTGTAA
- a CDS encoding ABC-F family ATP-binding cassette domain-containing protein: MIQINNLSKSFGRQLLFDNVSFSVNPKERIGLVGRNGHGKTTLFRIVIGEEQADSGEIAIPKGYRIGYVTQHLLFAEPTVLAEACRGLPEHLHGETWMAEKILSGLGFTKQDMQRSTSEFSGGYQVRLGLARVLVSEPDLLLLDEPTNYLDIVSIRWLEKFLRQWKSELMVITHDRSFMDSVTTHTVGIHRKRVRKIEGGTDKYYEQILKEEEIHEKTRINDEKKRKEAELFISRFRAKARLAGMVQSRIKALEKQDKLDRLDKIKTLDFSFNYKPFPAKTLMTVEDLSFSYGEEELIPNVGFTVGKDDRICVIGKNGKGKTTLLKLLAGELEPKSGTIVSHGEMSIGHFSQTNTLRLNNLYTIEEEIMAAGCERQKSRDIAGAMMFEGDMALKKIEVLSGGEKSRVLLGKILAQKSNLLLLDEPTNHLDMESSEALLAAIDEFEGAAIIVTHDEMFLHTLANRFVVFQGGRVSVFDGTYQNFLDKVGWEDEREGPSQRIAAPSLRAADRDGVTKKDSRRIRADILARRSKIINPLKTKIAGIESDIEVKERRLSALNNDIIAASGIGKGETIAQLSREIHQLRTEIDSLFDSLETYITEYEEKSKAFDAEMDEQGITSRE; this comes from the coding sequence ATGATACAAATAAACAATCTCTCCAAATCTTTCGGCAGGCAGTTACTGTTCGATAATGTAAGCTTCAGCGTAAACCCGAAGGAACGCATAGGCCTGGTGGGCCGCAACGGCCATGGCAAAACCACGCTGTTCCGGATAGTTATCGGTGAGGAACAGGCTGATTCAGGCGAAATAGCCATACCCAAGGGGTACCGCATCGGCTATGTGACCCAGCACCTTCTTTTTGCGGAGCCCACCGTGCTGGCCGAGGCGTGCCGCGGCCTTCCGGAGCACCTCCACGGCGAAACCTGGATGGCGGAGAAGATCCTCTCCGGCCTGGGCTTTACGAAGCAGGACATGCAGCGATCCACGTCCGAATTTTCCGGTGGCTACCAGGTGCGGCTGGGCCTGGCCCGGGTCCTGGTTTCGGAGCCGGACCTTCTCCTACTTGACGAACCGACCAACTACCTTGACATCGTCTCGATCCGGTGGCTCGAAAAATTTCTTCGCCAGTGGAAGAGCGAGCTCATGGTCATCACCCACGACCGCTCCTTCATGGACAGCGTCACGACCCATACCGTGGGGATCCACCGGAAAAGGGTCCGGAAGATCGAGGGTGGCACCGACAAGTATTACGAGCAGATCCTAAAAGAAGAGGAGATACACGAGAAGACCCGCATCAATGACGAAAAGAAGCGCAAGGAAGCGGAGCTCTTCATAAGCCGCTTCCGCGCCAAGGCGCGCCTGGCGGGGATGGTTCAGTCGCGCATCAAGGCGCTGGAGAAACAGGACAAGCTGGACCGCCTTGATAAGATCAAGACCCTTGATTTTTCCTTCAACTACAAGCCTTTCCCCGCCAAGACGCTCATGACCGTGGAAGACCTCTCCTTTTCCTACGGCGAGGAAGAGCTGATCCCGAACGTCGGGTTCACCGTGGGCAAGGATGACCGGATCTGCGTTATCGGGAAAAACGGCAAGGGGAAAACGACCCTCCTCAAGCTCCTGGCCGGGGAGCTCGAACCGAAATCCGGCACAATCGTCTCCCATGGAGAGATGAGCATCGGCCATTTCTCCCAGACCAATACGCTCCGTCTCAACAATCTTTACACCATAGAGGAAGAGATCATGGCCGCCGGGTGCGAGCGGCAGAAGTCGCGGGATATCGCCGGCGCCATGATGTTCGAGGGGGACATGGCCCTGAAGAAGATCGAGGTCCTGTCAGGGGGGGAGAAGAGCAGGGTCCTCCTGGGGAAGATCCTGGCCCAGAAGTCGAACCTGCTGCTCCTTGACGAGCCCACGAACCATCTTGACATGGAATCCTCCGAGGCGCTCCTGGCCGCCATCGATGAGTTCGAGGGGGCGGCCATCATCGTGACCCATGACGAGATGTTCCTTCACACCCTGGCCAACCGTTTCGTGGTATTTCAGGGCGGCCGCGTCTCTGTCTTTGATGGAACGTACCAGAATTTTCTCGACAAGGTCGGATGGGAGGACGAGCGCGAAGGCCCGTCACAGCGAATTGCCGCGCCGTCTCTGAGGGCCGCGGACAGGGACGGGGTGACCAAGAAAGACTCGCGCCGTATCCGCGCCGACATCCTTGCGCGGCGGTCCAAGATCATCAACCCCCTTAAGACAAAGATAGCCGGGATCGAATCCGACATCGAGGTGAAGGAGAGGCGCCTTTCGGCCCTGAACAACGATATCATCGCTGCCTCCGGCATAGGTAAGGGCGAGACCATAGCGCAGCTCTCGCGGGAGATCCACCAGCTCCGCACCGAGATCGATTCGCTCTTTGACAGCCTGGAAACCTACATAACCGAATACGAGGAGAAGTCGAAGGCCTTTGACGCGGAAATGGACGAGCAGGGAATCACGTCCCGGGAATAG
- a CDS encoding nitroreductase family protein has translation MKGKPGKTITTGFGNEPAVPLINLKLCTKCGLCVKVCKSFTIVSIDGTPSISPDNGLGCIGCGQCMMVCPRGAVTVRGRRIGPADSFVLPKKEKRATPESLEALLLCRRSVREFADREIEKKTIDRLLSMSTSAPMGIPPSDVAVTVVHGFDRVQECAGDILRVFEKWQRFFNPVVMALMRPFMKKADVEAFRDFILPATKMMIEERKRKVDLLFYGAPAVLLFHQSPYADPVDGHIACTYAMIAAESLGLGTCMIGTVAFALEREKKLKEKWGIPAENRVSLAMIAGHPAFRYTRGMRRTFAGIVYK, from the coding sequence ATGAAAGGAAAACCGGGAAAAACCATAACCACCGGATTCGGCAACGAACCGGCCGTGCCTCTGATCAATCTGAAACTTTGCACGAAGTGCGGATTATGCGTCAAGGTGTGTAAATCCTTTACGATTGTCAGCATCGACGGCACGCCCTCCATATCCCCGGACAACGGCCTGGGCTGCATCGGCTGCGGCCAGTGCATGATGGTCTGTCCCAGAGGCGCCGTCACCGTAAGGGGCCGCAGGATCGGCCCTGCCGACAGTTTTGTCCTTCCGAAGAAGGAGAAGCGCGCAACACCTGAATCGCTGGAAGCATTGCTTCTCTGCCGCCGCAGTGTCAGGGAATTTGCCGATAGGGAAATTGAAAAGAAAACAATCGATCGTCTTCTCTCCATGTCCACCAGCGCCCCCATGGGGATTCCACCTTCTGACGTGGCTGTTACCGTTGTCCATGGTTTTGACCGGGTCCAGGAATGCGCCGGCGACATCCTCAGGGTCTTCGAGAAATGGCAGCGCTTCTTCAACCCGGTCGTAATGGCGTTAATGAGGCCTTTCATGAAAAAGGCCGATGTGGAAGCGTTCAGGGATTTCATCCTTCCCGCCACGAAGATGATGATCGAGGAACGAAAGCGAAAGGTTGACCTACTTTTCTACGGAGCCCCGGCGGTTCTTCTCTTCCACCAGTCACCCTATGCCGACCCGGTCGACGGCCACATCGCCTGCACCTACGCCATGATCGCGGCGGAATCCCTCGGACTCGGCACCTGCATGATCGGCACCGTGGCCTTCGCTCTGGAGCGGGAGAAAAAGCTCAAGGAAAAATGGGGGATCCCGGCGGAAAACAGGGTCTCCCTGGCCATGATAGCGGGACACCCGGCGTTCAGGTATACGAGGGGCATGCGGCGCACCTTTGCCGGCATCGTGTATAAGTAA
- a CDS encoding YgiQ family radical SAM protein has translation MFIPTTIEEANKLGWDRFDVILISGDTYVDSPYLGSAVIGHVLMDAGYRVGIIAQPDTGNGKDITRLGEPVLFWGVSSGSVDSMVANYTATGKWRRQDDLTPGGENNRRPDRAVIVYSNLIRQYFKDTVPIVIGGIEASLRRVAHYDFRDNSIRRSILFDAKADILAYGMAERTVVELAQCIKSGKDFHGLRGICYIAGYTINDYINLPSYEDTAQNKGEFMEMSRIYFGNCDPVNARGMVQKHGDRFLIHNPPSIPLSSEELDRVYELPYERDTHPFYKKLGTVRALDTIRFSITTHRGCFGGCNFCSIAVHQGSAVVSRSEGSIFREAKGFVRRPGFRGIIADIGGPTANMYGMVCRSMERRGPCADKRCLGGHVCRTMSVSHKSQISLLRKIRGIPGVRKSFVASGIRHDLVMADSRAGEEYLSEVVKNHVSGQLKIAPEHCVDSVLELMGKPSVESLLPFRDLFFRLTKQYRKKQFLTYYFIAAHPGSTLNHMKSLRWFVQNELHLDPEQVQIFTPLPSTWSTVMYYTGIDPFTGDQVFVERNNAEKEKQKKALGRPHKK, from the coding sequence TTGTTTATCCCCACTACCATAGAAGAAGCAAACAAGCTCGGATGGGACCGGTTTGATGTAATCCTTATAAGCGGGGATACTTATGTAGACAGCCCCTACCTGGGAAGCGCCGTGATCGGTCATGTCCTCATGGACGCGGGGTACCGCGTGGGAATCATTGCCCAGCCGGATACGGGGAACGGCAAAGACATTACGCGCCTCGGGGAGCCGGTCCTGTTCTGGGGCGTCAGCTCAGGGTCAGTGGATTCCATGGTGGCCAATTACACGGCCACGGGAAAATGGCGCAGGCAGGATGACCTGACCCCCGGCGGAGAGAATAACCGACGCCCGGACCGGGCGGTCATTGTCTATTCAAACCTGATACGCCAGTATTTTAAGGATACGGTCCCGATTGTTATCGGCGGCATTGAGGCGAGTCTCCGCCGAGTGGCTCATTATGATTTCCGCGACAACAGTATCCGCCGCTCCATCCTTTTTGATGCCAAGGCGGATATCCTGGCCTACGGCATGGCGGAGCGGACCGTGGTGGAGCTGGCGCAGTGCATCAAGTCAGGCAAAGACTTCCATGGCCTCCGCGGCATCTGCTACATCGCGGGATACACGATCAATGATTATATCAATCTCCCCTCATATGAAGACACGGCGCAGAACAAGGGCGAATTCATGGAGATGAGCCGCATCTATTTCGGCAACTGCGATCCGGTGAACGCCAGGGGAATGGTCCAGAAGCACGGGGACCGCTTCCTGATCCACAATCCTCCATCCATTCCCCTTTCCTCTGAAGAGCTGGACCGGGTCTACGAGCTTCCCTATGAAAGGGACACGCATCCCTTCTATAAAAAATTGGGAACCGTGCGCGCCCTTGACACGATCCGTTTTTCCATAACAACGCACCGGGGATGTTTCGGCGGCTGCAACTTCTGCTCCATCGCCGTGCACCAGGGAAGCGCCGTTGTTTCGCGAAGCGAAGGATCGATCTTTCGGGAGGCGAAGGGATTTGTGCGGCGCCCCGGGTTTCGCGGCATTATCGCCGATATCGGCGGCCCCACGGCGAATATGTACGGGATGGTGTGCAGGAGCATGGAGCGCCGGGGCCCGTGCGCGGATAAGCGGTGCCTGGGAGGGCACGTGTGCCGCACCATGAGCGTGTCCCACAAGAGCCAGATAAGCCTTCTTCGCAAGATCAGGGGGATACCCGGCGTCCGCAAATCCTTTGTGGCTTCCGGAATTCGCCATGACCTGGTCATGGCCGATAGCCGGGCCGGGGAGGAATATCTTTCCGAGGTCGTGAAGAACCATGTTTCCGGTCAGCTCAAGATCGCGCCGGAGCATTGCGTGGACAGCGTCCTCGAGCTTATGGGGAAGCCCTCGGTGGAAAGCCTTCTGCCCTTTCGCGATCTTTTTTTCCGCCTTACGAAGCAATACCGGAAGAAGCAGTTTCTCACCTACTACTTCATCGCCGCCCACCCCGGGAGCACCCTGAACCACATGAAGTCCCTGCGATGGTTCGTCCAGAACGAGCTCCACCTTGACCCTGAGCAGGTGCAGATATTCACGCCCCTGCCGTCGACCTGGTCCACGGTCATGTATTACACGGGCATCGATCCCTTTACCGGCGACCAGGTCTTCGTGGAGAGGAACAACGCGGAAAAAGAGAAGCAGAAGAAGGCCCTGGGCCGCCCCCATAAGAAATGA